The Fusarium oxysporum Fo47 chromosome II, complete sequence genome includes a region encoding these proteins:
- a CDS encoding allophanate hydrolase subunit 2-domain-containing protein: MFYRHHDVGNLSDTAALDPATIKASATVGKDVEAPSEKQDPSVQDEKSTSRSMEAAAYTPGESEKTYLGKLKVWGYHDSRQPSTFKLFFLPIRLLFSFPGIGFGGLLVGGILAWYNVVGGSLALILGNPPYNFSANNIGLTYLASVVGVTVGCFLSGWMSDALALFLARRNGGVMEPEQRLWTCLVALVMHPAGCLLYGVGASYHIHWFGVVFGLGLICVTLPMGSNLAFTYILDTYKEVAGEGLVSTILIRNMMGEDSSAYTDGDAILDICKRTGANVVFPGYGFLSENAEFADTISSAGIIFAGPSTASIRAMGLKHEARGIAQSANVPVIPGTQLLASADEATKAATELGFPVMLKATGGGGGMGLQICNSADEIAKAFAMVESRAGTLFKNKGVFLEKYYPRSRHIEVQVAGNGEIVVAFGERECSLQRRHQKVVEESPSPFLERHAGLRERMLDAAINYALQLRYKSVGTVEFLVDDDTAQFFFLEMNTRLQVEHGISELCYGVDLVELMLRQADYELRGQLGIPSETLKGLGRPQPLGSAIEVRVYAEIPLCNFAPSPGVLQHVHWPQGDGVRVDTWIQSGQRITPLYDPLIGKVMVHSPDGREAARRKMLAALADTELQGTQSNLEYLSAILDSELFASGNTLTNSLSTFEFKSCSMQVLEPGVSTTIQDYPGRVSVGHGVPPGGPMDDLSARIANILVGNDEGVELLEVTLSGPKLLFHEAAIVSVCGAELPIAVDGSAQPLWSRLVVKQGQILSLGKVTGSGARAYLAVRGGFPDVPAFLGSKSTAPELGFGGYQGRKLQTHDILALSPDSKVRAAEATTFTFPSHHVPKFGSTTICCIDGPYGSDDILTEEGSKTLYEGEWSVSHNSGRSGIRLQGPRLKWARTSGGGGGSHPSNVFEYGYPNGGVNFTGESPIIFANDRPDLGGFVCPTTICSGEMWKLGQLKPGDTVRLQSVSYEDALKITHEKNAYLEALAAFANGKSGDVSAPQTAFAAKPPSSILHQSTARGVHPQVIYRQGGDTSIIVQYGNQTSDLRNTVCVQLLTQQLAAAKLPSVRGDPNIATLTVRFDPVHIDRSELLQQLLTFDTNIGDTSGVKIPARQIRLPVCLDHSSLEESAQRYMENIRPTAAYLPDNVEYLRKNNALATRRDVLDSLLKTPWLTVAVGFFVGTPILFPLDPWRVLTGQKYNPSRGYTPSGSVGLGGSTVAIYPVAAPGGYQLMGRTLGGWDSTGNRPGFSLKKPWLFNHLDLVSFYEVTEQEYDRMERDFEAGQYTFDISETAIDMDQYIAKFDTAEKDPEYQAWRERQSEAADKLAALEQKLFDEWTISKQSSGGADEDGDVDSDEIAVIESPVNANVWKVLVKPGDVLEEGQTVAVLEAMKMEINLVVGEDQVGAEVVKVVQPPGSVQRMSNSRFISSVSYRLHSTNTPCLTWLADLGSQCLFAGSAIRSSRDRNTLKGIFAHIHVKDHMGVHAAEHLQDRKQAESNLAISPDGAVTTSPSISQASDENNHHSHQLQSQGNPSNLMPMEVSPHTMSSQQEMMGRFSIHDRPLGYQEQTPSHIFEPPKDPIRNSNVTPAGALDSLDFMQFESFNADMFPDEMDMINSYLGEVLPPEHSHQGFTPDTTNFFTQSFVPEPVLSPAPSSHLQPEAPGHIELSNAPKSTLPFCQKQQAQPTPVRNKVDRLLDTTEDIVATNPWAVSAAAHERLSLEFSKHRSDIPQSFTLPSRHALSRYIASWIRGYHPHLPFVHLPTTNLESMSPMLLLTLAATGSFYGFEHPQGYAMYFVAKAMINHELEERRRVSNRHILSGFPRFAALPTSSTEVYDAPTNLPADLTKFDIELLQSLLIAVMTMSWLDGPFAEEALSMSSKLTALTRDILKRLPEENANDTWEDWGRDEERRRTLLSAYFTLNIQTICFNVPPQMTATEFSFELPCSEAEFNAPDSETWNRVRRKVDPRKLNFQSCFKQLLSGEPLAKEVSATEFGNYMLIQSLLIQIYFERQVSSALLTPSPSLSESTIATYAAALGAWQSCWDSAIESAPDPSSRNSPLPFNSTAMLRLAHIHLGFGLYSQCELLSRDPIAKAQVFEPYQNPLPLRAPHLDQAVLHAIYALRIPVRVGIAFVARGRTGHWSVQHAISHFGCALLLTHWLENIYQLVLSDGTSALREEEKRLLSMVDRLVEETHLEASLGPKSDFPDRIRRLAVAAVKLWAETCKGIQVYEIVHVVGETLSLVAESLEKQI, from the exons ATGTTCTACCGCCATCACGACGTCGGAAACCTGTCTGATACAGCTGCACTCGACCCAGCTACCATCAAAGCCTCCGCGACAGTCGGAAAGGACGTCGAGGCTCCGTCAGAGAAGCAAGACCCTTCAGTCCAAGACGAGAAGTCCACATCACGATCTATGGAGGCAGCGGCGTATACACCAGGTGAGAGCGAAAAGACATATTTAGGGAAGCTCAAGGTCTGGGGCTATCACGACTCGCGACAGCCTAGcaccttcaagctcttcttcctccccaTTCGActgctcttctccttcccAGGCATTGGCTTCGGTGGCCTTCTTGTGGGTGGAATTCTCGCCTGGTATAACGTCGTTGGAGGCTCTCTAGCTCTGATCCTGGGAAACCCACCTTACAACTTCAGCGCCAACAACATTGGACTCACGTACCTTGCTTCTGTTGTCGGTGTCACTGTTGGGTGCTTCCTTTCAGGTTGGATGTCAGATGCCCTGGCCTTGTTCCTTGCCCGTCGAAATGGAGGTGTCATGGAACCCGAGCAGCGTCTCTGGACTTGTCTCGTCGCGCTTGTCATGCATCCGGCAGGCTGTCTGCTGTATGGTGTTGGCGCTTCGTATCATATCCACTGGTTTGGAGTTGTCTTTGGCCTCGGGTTGATCTGCGTAACTCTTCCCATGGGCTCCAATCTCGCTTTCACTTATATCCTTGACACTTACAAGGAGGTCGCCGGCGAAGGTCTTGTATCGACCATCTTGATTCGGAACATGATGG GCGAGGATAGCTCGGCTTATACAGATGG GGATGCCATATTGGACATCTGCAAGCGCACAGGTGCAAATGTCGTATTTCCCGGATATGGCTTCCTCAGTGAGAACGCAGAGTTCGCTGACACAATTTCCTCTGCTGGCATCATCTTCGCTGGCCCTTCCACGGCTTCAATAAGAGCCATGGGCCTGAAACACGAGGCCAGAGGTATTGCACAATCGGCTAATGTACCAGTCATCCCTGGAACTCAACTATTGGCGTCTGCTGACGAAGCTACCAAAGCGGCGACAGAGTTGGGCTTCCCTGTTATGCTGAAAGCTACTGGAGGCGGCGGTGGTATGGGTCTTCAGATTTGCAATTCAGCAGATGAGATTGCGAAAGCTTTTGCTATGGTCGAGAGTCGCGCTGGTAcgctcttcaagaacaagggaGTCTTCTTGGAAAAGTACTACCCTCGTTCTCGCCACATCGAAGTCCAAGTTGCAGGCAACGGGGAAATCGTTGTCGCCTTTGGAGAACGCGAGTGCTCGCTACAAAGACGCCACCAGAAAGTTGTCGAGGAGTCTCCGAGTCCATTCTTGGAACGCCATGCTGGATTACGCGAAAGAATGCTTGACGCAGCCATCAATTACGCACTCCAGCTGAGGTACAAGAGCGTTGGCACAGTTGAGTTTCTTGTTGACGACGACACTGCGCAGTTCTTTTTTCTCGAGATGAACACTCGATTACAAGTGGAGCATGGTATCTCTGAGCTGTGCTACGGAGTTGACTTGGTCGAGTTGATGTTAAGACAAGCAGATTACGAACTTCGAGGCCAACTTGGCATCCCCTCTGAGACTCTCAAGGGCCTTGGCAGACCTCAGCCCCTTGGCTCAGCGATCGAAGTTCGTGTTTATGCCGAGATACCGCTCTGTAACTTCGCACCCAGTCCTGGTGTTCTCCAGCACGTTCATTGGCCACAAGGCGATGGTGTGCGAGTTGACACTTGGATCCAAAGCGGCCAGCGCATCACTCCTCTTTACGATCCCTTAATCGGTAAGGTTATGGTCCATAGTCCCGACGGTCGGGAAGCTGCGCGACGCAAGATGCTTGCAGCACTGGCGGATACAGAACTTCAGGGGACTCAGTCTAACCTTGAGTACCTCTCTGCAATTCTCGACTCGGAGTTATTCGCAAGTGGGAACACCCTGACCAATTCGCTATCGACTTTCGAGTTTAAGAGTTGCTCCATGCAAGTCCTTGAGCCCGGTGTATCCACCACGATCCAGGATTATCCAGGGCGTGTCTCTGTTGGACACGGCGTGCCCCCGGGAGGACCCATGGATGATCTTAGTGCTCGGATAGCAAACATTTTGGTTGGCAACGATGAAGGAGTTGAGTTATTGGAGGTGACCCTATCTGGTCCCAAGTTGCTGTTTCATGAGGCTGCGATTGTCAGTGTTTGTGGTGCCGAGCTTCCCATTGCGGTCGACGGTAGCGCGCAGCCGCTGTGGTCCAGACTTGTGGTCAAACAAGGTCAGATTTTGAGTCTGGGTAAAGTCACTGGAAGTGGTGCACGAGCATATCTCGCTGTTAGAGGCGGCTTTCCCGACGTCCCAGCGTTCCTCGGCTCCAAGTCAACCGCCCCAGAGCTTGGGTTCGGTGGCTACCAAGGTCGAAAACTCCAGACACACGATATCCTCGCACTGAGTCCTGATTCCAAAGTGCGAGCAGCCGAAGCGACAACGTTCACCTTTCCATCGCATCACGTACCCAAATTCGGAAGCACCACTATTTGTTGTATCGATGGGCCGTACGGTTCTGATGATATCCTGACAGAGGAGGGATCGAAGACGTTGTATGAAGGGGAATGGAGTGTCAGCCACAACAGTGGCCGAAGTGGTATACGCTTGCAAGGACCGCGATTGAAGTGGGCTCGAACAtctggaggaggtggaggatcACATCCGTCTAATGTGTTCGAGTACGGGTATCCCAATGGCGGTGTCAACTTTACTGGAGAATCTCCCATTATATTTGCTAATGACCGACCTGACCTTGGTGGTTTCGTCTGCCCAACGACAATCTGCTCTGGGGAGATGTGGAAGCTCGGTCAACTCAAACCCGGTGACACCGTTCGGCTGCAATCCGTTTCATACGAGGATGCTCTGAAGATCACTCATGAGAAAAACGCTTATCTTGAAGCTCTGGCAGCCTTCGCTAATGGCAAATCTGGGGATGTAAGTGCTCCCCAAACAGCCTTCGCCGCGAAGCCCCCATCCTCCATTCTGCATCAGTCAACCGCAAGGGGTGTACATCCCCAGGTGATATATCGTCAAGGAGGTGATACCAGCATAATCGTTCAGTATGGAAACCAGACTTCGGACTTGCGAAACACAGTCTGTGTCCAACTGCTCACTCAGCAGCTGGCAGCTGCGAAACTGCCTAGTGTGCGAGGTGATCCTAACATTGCCACCCTCACTGTGCGTTTCGACCCAGTCCATATAGACCGTTCTGagcttctccaacagctTCTGACCTTTGATACGAACATTGGCGATACTAGCGGGGTGAAGATCCCTGCTCGACAGATAAGACTGCCTGTCTGTCTGGACCACTCTTCACTCGAGGAGTCGGCGCAACGGTACATGGAGAACATCAGACCGACAGCTGCATATCTCCCAGACAATGTCGAATATCTCCGCAAGAACAATGCTCTTGCAACGCGCCGAGACGTATTGGACTCTCTTCTCAAAACACCATGGTTGACTGTTGCCGTTGGTTTCTTCGTCGGAACACCTATCCTATTCCCTCTCGACCCATGGCGGGTGTTGACAGGCCAGAAGTATAACCCTAGTAGAGGCTATACGCCCAGTGGCTCAGTAGGATTGGGAGGATCAACAGTCGCCATATATCCTGTTGCTGCACCAGGAGGATACCAACTCATGGGCAGAACACTTGGTGGCTGGGATTCGACAGGTAACCGGCCTGGCTTCTCTCTCAAGAAGCCTTGGCTGTTCAATCACCTGGATCTCGTCAGTTTTTATGAGGTGACTGAACAAGAGTATGACAGGATGGAGCGAGATTTTGAGGCTGGTCAGTATACCTTTGACATTAGCGAAACAGCCATCGATATGGATCAGTACATCGCCAAGTTTGATACAGCAGAGAAGGACCCAGAGTATCAAGCATGGCGAGAGCGCCAATCAGAAGCGGCCGATAAGTTGGCTGCACTTGAGCAGAAGCTGTTCGATGAATGGACCATCTCAAAACAGTCTAGTGGTGGTGcagatgaggatggcgaCGTTGACTCGGACGAGATTGCTGTTATTGAGTCACCTGTAAACGCGAATGTATGGAAGGTCCTCGTCAAGCCTGGTGATGTACTGGAAGAGGGTCAGACCGTAGCGGTTCTTGAAGccatgaagatggagattaatttggttgttggtgaagaCCAGGTCGGCGCTGAAGTGGTCAAGGTTGTTCAGCCACCGGGAAGTGTT CAACGGATGTCAAACTCTCGCTTCAT TTCTTCTGTCAGTTATCGACTACACTCCACGAACACTCCCTGTCTGACCTGGTTG GCAGACCTCGGCTCCCAGTGCCTCTTTGCAGGTTCTGCAATAAGGAGTTCAAGAGACAGGAACACCTTGAAAGGCATATTCGCACAC ATACACGTGAAAGACCATATGGGTGTCCATGCGGCCGAACATTTACAAGACA GGAAACAAGCGGAATCAAATCTGGCGATATCGCCCGACGGGGCTGTGACAACTTCACCCTCTATCTCACAAGCTAGCGATGAGAACAATCATCACAGTCACCAGCTACAGTCTCAAGGAAACCCTTCTAATTTAATGCCTATGGAAGTCTCTCCGCACACAATGTCTTCGCAACAAGAGATGATGGGCCGGTTTTCAATTCATGATCGGCCATTGGGTTACCAAGAGCAGACACCAAGCCATATCTTTGAACCGCCGAAGGATCCCATCCGCAACAGCAATGTAACCCCAGCGGGCGCTTTGGATAGTCTTGACTTCATGCAATTTGAGTCGTTCAACGCGGATATGTTCCCTGACGAGATGGACATGATCAATAGTTATCTCGGGGAGGTTCTTCCCCCTGAACACTCACATCAAGGATTCACACCGGATACAACGAACTTCTTCACTCAATCGTTTGTTCCCGAGCCAGTTCTTTCGCCTGCTCCCTCGAGCCATTTACAGCCAGAGGCACCTGGTCATATAGAGTTGAGTAACGCGCCAAAGTCGACACTACCTTTCTGCCAGAAACAACAAGCCCAGCCAACTCCAGTTCGAAACAAGGTTGACCGGTTGTTGGATACTACAGAAGATATCGTAGCAACAAACCCCTGGGCTGTATCGGCTGCAGCTCATGAAAGGCTCTCCTTGGAGTTCTCAAAGCACAGGTCAGATATACCCCAGTCATTTACACTTCCCAGCAGACATGCGTTATCTCGATATATCGCAAGCTGGATACGAGGCTATCATCCACATTTACCATTCGTCCACCTTCCGACTACCAATCTGGAATCCATGTCACCTATGCTTCTCTTGACGCTGGCAGCTACAGGGTCATTCTATGGCTTTGAGCACCCTCAGGGGTACGCCATGTACTTCGTGGCCAAGGCTATGATCAACCATGAGCTAGAGGAAAGACGCCGTGTGTCAAATCGCCACATCCTCAGCGGTTTCCCTCGCTTTGCGGCGCTCCCTACAAGCTCCACAGAAGTCTATGATGCGCCAACAAATCTCCCTGCCGATTTAACAAAATTTGATATTGAACTATTACAATCCTTGTTGATTGCCGTGATGACTATGTCATGGCTCGATGGACCATTCGCTGAGGAGGCACTTTCTATGAGTAGCAAGTTAACTGCACTCACCCGCGACATCCTGAAACGTCTACCTGAGGAGAATGCCAATGATACATGGGAGGACTGGGGCCGCGATGAAGAGAGACGACGCACCCTTCTCTCAGCATATTTTACATTAAACATTCAAACCATCTGCTTCAACGTGCCGCCTCAGATGACAGCTACAGAGTTTAGCTTCGAACTTCCTTGCTCCGAAGCTGAGTTCAACGCGCCGGACTCGGAAACATGGAATCGTGTACGACGAAAGGTTGACCCACGCAAGCTCAACTTTCAGTCATGCTTTAAGCAATTACTGTCTGGAGAACCACTAGCCAAGGAGGTCTCGGCAACTGAGTTTGGCAATTATATGCTTATCCAGAGTTTGCTGATACAGATCTACTTTGAGCGTCAAGTATCGTCTGCCCTGTTGACTCCATCGCCAAGTCTGTCGGAGAGTACCATTGCGACTTATGCTGCTGCACTTGGTGCCTGGCAATCTTGCTGGGACTCTGCTATCGAATCTGCCCCCGATCCTTCCTCTAGGAATTCGCCGCTACCTTTCAACTCGACTGCGATGCTCCGACTAGCTCATATtcatcttggctttggccTCTACAGTCAATGCGAGTTGCTATCTCGGGATCCTATCGCCAAAGCCCAAGTGTTCGAACCGTATCAGAACCCATTGCCCCTGCGTGCTCCGCATCTTGATCAAGCTGTTCTTCATGCTATCTACGCTTTGAGGATACCTGTGAGAGTCGGTATTGCATTCGTGGCACGTGGCCGTACAGGTCATTGGAGTGTCCAACATGCTATCAGTCACTTTGGATGCGCCCTTCTACTTACCCACTGGCTTGAAAACATTTATCAGCTAGTTCTGTCGGATGGTACGTCAGCTCTCAGAGAGGAGGAAAAGCGCCTGCTTTCTATGGTCGATCGTCTAGTCGAAGAAACTCATCTAGAGGCTTCGCTAGGCCCCAAATCCGATTTTCCTGACAGGATAAGACGTTTGGCTGTTGCAGCAGTGAAGCTTTGGGCAGAAACTTGTAAAGGCATACAGGTCTACGAGATCGTCCATGTCGTCGGAGAAACACTTTCGCTAGTGGCAGAATCACTAGAGAAGCAGATTTAG
- a CDS encoding S-adenosyl-L-methionine-dependent methyltransferase, which produces MEHEPVEDIPHCHHHHHHLQYHTHHHHHGPSHEVPRSMGEQNKAHYKYEPFNLLRPSQGLTRASNAPPALFRWPWIIELCNQISKELRSNIDWIGIRPPSSRPTKLLDYACGDGVASRALAPFMSTVRGMDIASGMVEQYNKMALKAGYTSTKMRAVQGDLIDPELTPSPETNTPGFFDFDVVAMCMALHHIEDPENMILQLSKRLRPGGILLIIDWVASSAGSSAQTGNRTLGAISRMGFQENEVKISFDKAGLEDWAWKLTSAPSQVPREIGGEQQLFLARGKKPFS; this is translated from the exons ATGGAGCACGAACCCGTGGAGGATATACCCCAttgccatcatcaccaccaccatctgCAGTACCatactcatcatcatcaccatggtCCATCTCATGAAGTCCCGAGGTCAATGGGAGAGCAGAACAAGGCTCACTACAAGTATGAACCTTTCAACCTACTAAGGCCCTCGCAAGGACTAACTCGTGCCAGTAATGCTCCTCCAGCGCTATTTCGATGGCCTTGGATTATTGAGCTGTGCAATCAAATATCAAAAGAGCTACGCTCCAACATAGACTGGATTGGTATCAGgccaccatcttcaagaCCGACAAAACTGTTAGATTACGCCTGCGGTGATGGCGTGGCGTCTCGG GCGCTCGCACCCTTCATGTCTACAGTGAGAGGTATGGACATAGCATCAGGAATGGTAGAGCAGTATAACAAAATGGCACTGAAAGCAGGCTATACGTCGACAAAAATGCGAGCTGTTCAGGGTGATCTTATCGATCCCGAGTTGACGCCGTCTCCGGAGACCAACACCCCAGGATTCTTTGATTTTGACGTGGTAGCCATGTGCATGGCTCTCCATCATATCGAAGACCCGGAGAACATGATATTACAGCTCTCAAAACGACTGAGACCTGGAGGAATCTTACTTATCATTGACTGGGTTGCAAGCTCTGCGGGCAGTAGTGCTCAGACAGGAAATCGAACGCTAGGAGCGATTAGTAGAATGGGGTTTCAAGAGAATGAAGTAAAGATTTCGTTTGATAAAGCTGGACTTGAAGATTGGGCGTGGAAGTTGACCTCGGCGCCGTCTCAAGTACCTAGAGAGATTGGTGGTGAACAGCAATTGTTTCTTGCTCGGGGAAAGAAGCCATTTAGTTAG
- a CDS encoding P-loop containing nucleoside triphosphate hydrolase protein: protein MDSTKSSGDESTVILTPADTEPKEETTETKTEQKTADSKTEDSKTEETPKEDEEKKEKVMVGLLTESKDLYAKFDKNGDRSWTDKYPDDLEEAAENEETQKYAVIIRKRKPKEADSNKPLDIDSLVIQSPYLKRVLGKVFEDYPGIVTDVSRLKFHAPFECFVHRWGQFTAAKDDPNYDQITREHVSLLHKIMRDELGEIIQLREDYFKNRAVAFEHVWTLFPPGCTVWGSVKGRPVAVRFDSGYLAKTQCGGLAYMMNCKGIDWDGRSMGWCDITMQINDFPGTAPFSSLSCYPLEYHPNHDQARNMLLERGRKFESLAGYHYKAYSGTAIWWVNATKSRKETVNSRIVIDGANWEKQNPDHTVWLNYLTGDGPVASSDRDSDAGNNDDDEDCYSDCYNDSGVKKPEFDDDQRAPLSEEQLIMTSPMVRGYALKNKRWMEFFIDDVTEVKFNEKAFDSLVLPADQKELILAFAQSQVKFKNVFDDIISGKGKGIIMLLSGGPGIGKTLTAESVAEEMKVPLYIMSAGDLGSDAYDIEENLQRILEMVANWNAVLLLDECDVFLEARSAHDIERNRIVSIFLRMLEYYEGILFLTTNRVKDMDQAFQSRIHMSLEYPPLDNTARESVWRGFLSRAISVDAKIEGESAHEITEGEIKALAGLELNGRQIKNVLKTANLLACHKGEKLAFTHLRTVLRVEGHSL, encoded by the coding sequence ATGGACTCAACCAAGAGCAGCGGTGACGAGTCTACCGTTATCTTGACACCTGCAGACACGGAGCCCAAGGAGGAGACCACAGAGACCAAGACAGAACAAAAGACAGCAGACTCAAAGACAGAAGACTCAAAGACAGAAGAAACACcaaaagaagacgaagagaagaaggagaaggtcaTGGTCGGTCTCCTCACAGAAAGCAAAGATCTATACGCAAAGTTCGATAAGAACGGAGACCGATCATGGACAGACAAGTACCCcgatgatcttgaggaagcAGCAGAGAATGAAGAGACACAAAAATACGCCGTCATCATCCGCAAGCGGAAGCCCAAGGAGGCTGACTCCAACAAGCCTCTCGACATCGACTCCCTTGTCATTCAATCTCCCTACCTCAAGCGCGTTCTCGGAAAGGTCTTTGAGGATTATCCCGGTATCGTCACTGATGTTTCACGCCTCAAGTTTCATGCTCCCTTTGAGTGCTTTGTCCATCGATGGGGTCAATTCACTGCTGCAAAGGATGATCCCAACTATGATCAAATCACCCGTGAGCATGTTTCGCTGTTGCATAAGATCATGAGGGATGAGCTGGGAGAGATTATTCAGCTTCGGGAGGATTACTTCAAGAACCGCGCTGTTGCCTTTGAGCATGTTTGGACTCTCTTCCCTCCTGGTTGCACAGTTTGGGGTTCTGTTAAGGGAAGACCCGTTGCTGTTCGCTTCGACTCTGGATACCTTGCAAAAACACAGTGCGGCGGCCTTGCCTACATGATGAACTGCAAGGGCATTGATTGGGACGGAAGAAGTATGGGATGGTGCGATATCACCATGCAGATTAACGACTTCCCCGGCACTGCTCCCTTCTCCAGTCTCTCATGCTATCCTCTAGAGTACCACCCCAATCATGACCAAGCACGCAATATGCTTCTCGAGCGTGGACGCAAGTTTGAGAGTCTTGCGGGCTATCACTACAAGGCATACAGCGGCACTGCCATCTGGTGGGTCAATGCGACCAAGTCTCGTAAAGAGACTGTCAACTCACGCATTGTCATCGATGGAGCGAATTGGGAGAAGCAGAACCCCGACCATACCGTCTGGCTTAACTATCTGACTGGTGACGGTCCTGTCGCCAGCAGTGATCGGGATAGTGATGCTGGCAATaatgacgacgacgaggattGTTACAGCGATTGTTACAACGACTCGGGTGTCAAGAAGCCTGAATTTGATGATGACCAGCGCGCTCCTCTCAGCGAAGAGCAGCTCATCATGACGAGTCCCATGGTCCGCGGCTATGCCCTGAAGAACAAGCGATGGATGGAGTTCTTTATTGATGATGTAACAGAGGTCAAGTTCAACGAGAAGGCCTTCGACTCGCTTGTTCTTCCTGCCGATCAAAAGGAACTTATTCTCGCTTTCGCTCAAAGTCAGGTTAAGTTCAAGAATGTCTTTGATGATATCATCTCTGGAAAGGGTAAGGGTATCATCATGCTCTTGTCTGGCGGCCCCGGTATCGGTAAGACACTGACTGCTGAGTCGGTggctgaggagatgaaggtTCCCCTGTATATCATGAGCGCTGGTGATCTCGGCAGCGATGCTTATGACATCGAGGAGAACCTTCAACGCATTCTCGAAATGGTGGCCAATTGGAACGCtgtcctccttctcgacgaGTGCGACGTCTTCCTTGAGGCTCGCTCAGCACATGACATCGAACGCAACCGCATTGTTTCAATCTTCCTTCGCATGCTCGAATACTACGAAggtatcctcttcctcaccaCCAACCGCGTCAAAGATATGGATCAAGCCTTCCAGAGCCGAATCCACATGTCGCTCGAGTACCCTCCCCTCGATAACACCGCTCGAGAGTCTGTTTGGCGAGGGTTCTTGAGCCGCGCTATCAGTGTAGATGCAAAGATTGAAGGCGAGTCTGCGCATGAGATTACAGAGGGGGAGATCAAGGCTCTGGCTGGTCTGGAGCTGAATGGCCGACAGATTAAGAATGTCCTCAAGACGGCGAATCTTTTGGCTTGTCATAAGGGAGAGAAGTTGGCGTTTACCCATTTGAGGACTGTTTTGAGGGTCGAGGGTCATTCACTATAA
- a CDS encoding phosphoenolpyruvate phosphomutase-domain-containing protein, protein MSNDLATQLKALHKPSSPVVFPNIWDVASFQTVTSLNNGTSKPVKALATASWAVAATYGIQDEELTLEQNMEAISKVAPLAKAAGIPLSADLQDGYGSQIESTVKRAVELGVVGANIEDVSSETGEFYPIDEQVQRLKTALKAASDAGCPDFVINARCDTFHVDTGLSEAEAMKEAIKRGKAYLEAGATTVFYWGGSGRGLRNAWVETLVKELDGRVAVKLAHRTKDALSTKELGEIGVARISVGPSLFLLAQAAIKEAAESILNGGNL, encoded by the coding sequence ATGTCCAACGACCTCGCCACACAGCTCAAGGCTCTCCACAAGCCTTCATCACCAGTTGTCTTCCCGAATATCTGGGACGTTGCTTCGTTCCAAACTGTTACGTCCCTCAACAATGGGACTTCTAAGCCAGTCAAGGCTCTAGCGACGGCGTCTTGGGCTGTTGCAGCGACATACGGTATCCAGGATGAGGAGCTCACCCTAGAGCAGAATATGGAAGCGATTAGCAAGGTTGCACCGCTCGCCAAAGCGGCTGGCATTCCGTTGTCTGCCGATTTACAGGATGGATATGGGTCTCAGATTGAGTCTACTGTCAAGCGAGCGGTTGAGCTTGGCGTTGTTGGCGCCAACATCGAGGATGTGAGCTCTGAAACAGGCGAATTCTATCCTATCGACGAGCAAGTTCAACGTCTTAAGACGGCTCTCAAAGCTGCCTCTGACGCCGGTTGTCCCGATTTTGTCATTAATGCACGATGCGACACCTTCCACGTCGACACAGGCCTCTCAGAAGCTGAGGCGATGAAAGAAGCTATCAAACGTGGAAAAGCGTACCTTGAAGCCGGTGCGACAACCGTGTTTTACTGGGGTGGATCAGGACGGGGACTACGAAATGCATGGGTTGAGACATTGGTGAAAGAGCTTGATGGACGGGTTGCGGTCAAGCTGGCGCATAGAACCAAGGATGCGCTGTCAACTAAGGAATTGGGTGAGATTGGCGTTGCGAGGATTAGTGTTGGGCCAAGTCTGTTTCTATTGGCGCAGGCTGCTATTaaagaggctgctgagagCATCCTTAACGGTGGAAATTTGTAG